One Glycine max cultivar Williams 82 chromosome 8, Glycine_max_v4.0, whole genome shotgun sequence genomic window, TGATTGTCAGCTGCTGTTGAAAACACCTGAATGATATCACAAGTTAGAATTAGACTCTACCAAATCGAGAAGAATAGATTtaccaaaattatatatattaaacatcTAAAATTACTAATCTACTTAGGGGGGAGGGGGGGATttatgcacattttttttatcccttGAACCCATTTTCAATTAAGATTTAAgcatataattttatgatttgaatGTTACATCACTTATGAAAGACTGACCCCATAACCTGGAAAGTGCAAAACGATGATCAGTCAATATTTAAAGATTACCTGACTCTTTTTAGTAGGAATTGTGGTGTTGCGGTTAATCAACCTGGTAAAGATACCACCCAAAGTCTCAATACCCAGAGAAAGTGGAGTGACATCTAGGAGTAGTAGCTCTTTAACATCTCCACGTAGGATACCACCCTGAATAGCTGCTCCCATGGCAACTGCCTCATCAGGATTTACTCCTTTGCTAGGACTCTTTCCAAAGATCGCTGAAACCACCTCCTGGACTTTAGGCACCCGGGTCATCCCTCCAACAAGAAGAACCTCATCAACTTCCTTGATGGATACATTAGCATCCTTCAAACAGCTCTTACACGGTGCCTTTGTCCTTTCAATCAAGTGGTTTACCAAAGCCTCAAACTTAGATCTAGTCAATGTGATATTCAGATGCTTTGCACCAGATGCATCAGCAGTGATGAAAGGAAGATTGATTTCTGTTTGAGATGTTGAAGACAGTTCTATTTTTGCTTTCTCAGCAGCTTCTCGAAGCCTCTGCAATGCAAGTTTATCCTTTGAAAGATCAATATTCTCAGTTCTTTTGAATTCATTCACTAGAAAATCCAATAAAGCATTATCAAAATCCTCTCCTCCCAAGAACGTGTCACCATTTGTGGCTTTCACCTGGACACAAAATAGTTATCAGTAACAATTTCCAACGTTATTTCTAATGACAGGTTGTGAAATATAGGCATAGAATAACCAAGTGTTAATACCTCAAAAACACCATTAGAAATCTCTAAGATGGACACATCAAATGTTCCACCTCCAAGATCAAAAACTGCAATGAGACCCTCCTTGTTGTTCATCCCATATGAAAGTGCAGCAGCAGTGGGCTCATTGATGATTCTTTGAACATCAAGACCAGCAATTCTACCGGCATCTTTTGTTGCCTGTCTCTGAGCATCATTGAAGTAAGCTGGTACAGTAATTACAGCTTTTGAAACTGACTTTCCAAGATATGACTCAGCAGTTTCCTTCATCTTGGTGAGAACAAAAGCACCAACTTGGCTGGGAGAATACTGCTGCCCATTGGCTTCAACCCAAGCATCTCCATTGGGAGCCTTAACAATCTTGTATGGAACCATTTTCATCTCCTTCTGAGTTTGAGAATCATCAAAACGCCTACCTATCAAACGCTTGGTTCCAAAAAGAGTGTTTGTTGGGTTTGTCACAGCCTGACGCTTGGCTGGTGTACCAACAAGAAGCTCCGCTTTCTGGTTGAAGGCAACCACTGATGGTGTTGTTCGAGCTCCTTCAGAATTCTCAATAACTTTGGGATTctgaaaatgtaataaatattagTCAGCACAGACACCACTGAAAAATTCGTAACAAATTAAGAGAGAGGAAATCTTACCTTTCCCTCCATAACAGAAACACATGAATTGGTAGTACCCAGATCAATTCCAATGACATCATTACCAGCAGGCTTTGAACTGCAGTGAGGATGGAATTTCACAATGAATAAATCTGAGATTGGAAGTACCCACTACCCAtatctctctctatataaagtGTAACAATTATCAAAACAGAACAACAAATGGCACCTGAACGGCCGAGACAAACTTGCCCACTTGTTCCCTACATATGATGTCTTTGTGCCACTCGTCAACTGCACAACAAtgtgaaagaaaattaagattaCCTTCAGAACAATGCTGACATGATCAACCAAGTTCAACAATCATTATTCCACAAATGATGCCATGATATCAACAATTGTTCATATACTTACTAGGTCCCGAATAGATGAGcagttctaaaaaaaaatagattacgTACATCAAAAACAGCATTCGTACTTGTATACAAGTTACAATGAAGTCAGAAGCACAGAAAACGCAGATAATCTAGCAAAACTTCAAGCCAATACATGACCCAATAATCAGTAACATTCAAAGTTAACAAGTATCTCTCAATCTTATATAAAGTGCGGTTCTCAGAACCTTTCTAAAACTGTTAAATTCTAAGATCTAGTAATATTATTGACgggttaaaattttatttcttatttcacATAAGATTTCACCTTCGCAGCAAAGTCGCACAATCACGGGACATAGAGCCTCGTCTCAGATCTTAAAAATcaatcatttaaataaaaagttacaGTTTCTAAACACAAGACACAAAGCGATTCGCTATATTCGTCACATAACTCAGCAAACATCTCAGAAAATAAGAAGTGAGGTTAATCGAGTGAAAATGGAGATGCGAAAGAGAGGGCGATGACGGTACCGAACGAAAGGCGGAGAGAGAAGACGAGGGAAGGTCGCGGCGGCGGAGAGAGCGGAGCAAGGCGGTCGCGGCGGCCATATCGGATTGGAAAAAGTGAAACAAGGGCTTTGGAATTGGGCGTTGGAGAAATGCCTGAATGGGAGGGTTTGGCTttaaattagggtttagggttttgtgCTGACGAAAGAAGTGATGGTCGTGAGAGGTGGAAATGAAGGTATCGTATTCGTATTCGTATAGTATACTTTTCTCTAAAGAAAGTATCTGTTCTTCAAGACGTacaaaagtttttcttttacaacaacccaaaaaaatgtatacccaatatataagtgaattattatttattattctgaataaaaaaaatactctggataaaagtatattattattattattatcttaccatttttatcttttttttttctatttattttttcattctctttctttattttttttatatcttcttTCCTTCCATTCcacttatctttatctttatcaaAACTTTTATATCAATGACTTTGTCTTAATCAAAACTTTCATATCTCAACAAGATCAAATCATATTGAAAAGGTCTCACTAACACATCGTCAATAACTTTATATATAACGTGTTTTTTATCCATCATctaattattgaattataattatatattaatttaattgtttatgtaaaaaaatgaataataatataaaaattaatataatgatttatattttagtatatttataaaaaaattgatttaatgaaataagaaaaagaatgttTCCTTGGTAATAATATTGTTACAGTAAGTGGAAAACATGACACAAAAATTTGTTGATGGTAGAGTAGTCTGCTATCAAGGGCTGCCAAATAACATGTAGTTGTTCAGACGTGAGAGATATTACTTTATTACGAGGCCGCATTTAATAaggtaaaagttttttattttttgagaattttaatttagtttctccttgtttgatattaatttttaaaaattcaaaattttggaaaatattatcttttagaaatgtttttagttagtttttttttaaaatccacaGGGGAGGTCGGAATCATTTCTAACTTTCCTGGttaggaaaaaattatttatatggcAAGACTACATTACccttttttaagtataaaatatcCTCACATAGATTTCCTCTTTATCCAAAAGCTTATTTCCATGGTTAAACATCTTTACTTGACCTATGacatttagtaatattttttttatctaatagtaaaaatattattaaaaagttttaataGCATTTAATAAACATCATAACATGAGATATatacaatatttaataaaatatcatgaaaatataatagtaatatttattcatatttaataatatttttaaaatattttttaaaaaaatttaacaatatttttactaagagttagaaaaaaatattattaaaggttATATGTATAACAGTGATTCAACTTATCCACATGATTAtatctccttttttttaattttgaaatttgcaaaaaatctctatttttctttttttataaataattttatatttttttaaacgtaAAT contains:
- the LOC100811003 gene encoding heat shock 70 kDa protein, mitochondrial — translated: MAAATALLRSLRRRDLPSSSLSAFRSLTSGTKTSYVGNKWASLSRPFSSKPAGNDVIGIDLGTTNSCVSVMEGKNPKVIENSEGARTTPSVVAFNQKAELLVGTPAKRQAVTNPTNTLFGTKRLIGRRFDDSQTQKEMKMVPYKIVKAPNGDAWVEANGQQYSPSQVGAFVLTKMKETAESYLGKSVSKAVITVPAYFNDAQRQATKDAGRIAGLDVQRIINEPTAAALSYGMNNKEGLIAVFDLGGGTFDVSILEISNGVFEVKATNGDTFLGGEDFDNALLDFLVNEFKRTENIDLSKDKLALQRLREAAEKAKIELSSTSQTEINLPFITADASGAKHLNITLTRSKFEALVNHLIERTKAPCKSCLKDANVSIKEVDEVLLVGGMTRVPKVQEVVSAIFGKSPSKGVNPDEAVAMGAAIQGGILRGDVKELLLLDVTPLSLGIETLGGIFTRLINRNTTIPTKKSQVFSTAADNQTQVGIKVLQGEREMAVDNKSLGEFELVGIPPAPRGMPQIEVTFDIDANGIVTVSAKDKSTGKEQQITIRSSGGLSEDEIDKMVKEAELHAQKDQERKALIDIRNSADTTIYSIEKSLGEYRDKIPSEVAKEIEDAVSDLRTAMAGDNADEIKAKLDAANKAVSKIGEHMSGGSSGSSSAGGSQGGEQAPEAEYEEVKK